One Nodularia sp. LEGE 06071 DNA segment encodes these proteins:
- a CDS encoding glycosyltransferase family 4 protein, with the protein MRILHIINHVQNIGNGIVNVAIDLACLQSQDGHTVAVVSDGGEYEALLGFHDVRHWQLSQSREPLNLLKAAWRYRQIVQEFQPNIVHAHMMTGVVLAGICKSGCKYNLVSTVHNEFQRSSVLMGLADRVIAVSHAVAKSMVRRGIPQKKLRVISNGTLNSPRHRNIQDYQPLPLQRPAITTVAGMYTRKGIVELITAFSKIAAEFAQAHLYLVGDGPDRSLFETMAQDTVYSDRIHFEGFQAEPQRYMLATDIFVLASHYESFGLVLTEAREAGCAIIASDVDGIPETLDNRQAGILVPPQDSQTLATALTQLLKDPVELHRWKCRAQENLQRFSAARANQETLELYNELATNYNAPQVVTRKKILTGK; encoded by the coding sequence ATGCGGATATTACATATTATCAATCATGTGCAGAACATTGGTAATGGAATTGTCAATGTAGCAATAGATTTGGCTTGTTTACAAAGTCAAGATGGTCATACTGTGGCTGTAGTTTCAGATGGAGGAGAATATGAGGCATTATTAGGATTTCATGATGTCAGACACTGGCAATTAAGTCAGTCTAGGGAACCCCTAAATCTTCTCAAAGCTGCTTGGCGTTATCGACAGATTGTGCAAGAATTTCAGCCAAATATTGTCCATGCACATATGATGACAGGAGTTGTACTAGCAGGGATTTGCAAAAGCGGCTGTAAGTACAATTTAGTTTCTACAGTACATAATGAGTTCCAGCGTAGTTCAGTCCTCATGGGATTGGCGGATCGGGTAATTGCAGTCAGTCACGCAGTCGCTAAATCAATGGTGCGGCGAGGTATACCACAAAAAAAGCTGCGGGTAATATCCAACGGGACATTAAACAGTCCCCGACATCGCAACATTCAAGATTACCAACCGCTACCCCTACAGCGTCCAGCAATTACCACTGTGGCCGGGATGTATACCCGCAAAGGAATTGTGGAGTTAATTACGGCTTTTAGCAAAATTGCGGCAGAATTTGCCCAGGCACATCTATACTTAGTTGGAGATGGGCCAGATCGCTCCTTGTTTGAGACAATGGCGCAAGATACAGTTTATAGCGATCGCATTCATTTTGAAGGTTTCCAGGCAGAACCGCAACGTTATATGCTAGCAACCGATATTTTTGTCCTGGCTTCACACTACGAATCCTTTGGTTTAGTGTTAACAGAGGCGCGGGAAGCAGGTTGTGCAATTATCGCCAGCGATGTAGACGGTATTCCGGAAACTTTAGATAATCGCCAAGCTGGTATTTTAGTTCCACCTCAAGATAGTCAGACTTTAGCAACAGCTTTAACACAATTACTCAAAGATCCTGTAGAGTTACACAGGTGGAAATGTCGCGCCCAAGAAAATTTACAGCGTTTCAGTGCGGCGCGTGCGAATCAAGAAACGCTGGAATTATACAATGAATTAGCTACAAACTACAATGCCCCGCAAGTAGTAACCAGAAAAAAAATTTTAACTGGTAAATAA
- a CDS encoding ABC transporter ATP-binding protein, giving the protein MVKELAIQTCGLTKQFERHVAVNDVDLEIPAGEVYGLIGPNGAGKTTLIRMLATAEEPTTGEIYINGDRLRLDKSNSQLKRHLGYLPDDYPLYEDLTVWDYLDYFARLYRLREPRRTQRLHEVLELIQLENKRHSLISTLSRGMKQRLSLARTIIHEPILLLLDEPVSGLDPIARMQFRQIIKSLQEAGMTILISSHVLSDLAELCTSVGIMELGFLVESTSLPELYKRLSQPQIILSTLGNLESLESELKNYPLVKQWEKILGTNSLRVNFSGTEEDSADLLRSLIVSGIPITDFHCTQEDLESIFLKLGHKQAS; this is encoded by the coding sequence ATGGTAAAAGAATTAGCAATTCAGACCTGTGGATTAACAAAGCAATTTGAACGACACGTTGCTGTCAATGATGTTGATTTAGAAATCCCCGCAGGTGAAGTCTATGGATTAATTGGCCCCAATGGTGCTGGTAAAACCACTCTCATCCGAATGTTGGCTACTGCGGAAGAACCAACTACGGGTGAGATTTATATTAATGGCGATCGCCTGCGACTTGACAAAAGTAACTCTCAACTCAAGCGTCACCTGGGCTACTTACCTGATGACTATCCCCTATACGAAGATTTAACCGTCTGGGATTACTTAGATTATTTTGCCCGGCTGTATCGTTTGCGAGAACCACGGCGAACTCAACGCTTACATGAAGTTTTAGAACTTATACAACTGGAGAATAAACGTCACAGTCTGATTTCTACCCTATCACGGGGGATGAAACAGCGTTTGAGTTTAGCACGGACGATTATTCACGAACCAATTTTACTACTTTTAGATGAGCCTGTTTCTGGACTTGATCCGATTGCGAGAATGCAGTTTCGGCAAATCATCAAATCCTTGCAAGAAGCCGGGATGACAATTTTAATTTCGTCCCATGTTCTCAGTGATTTAGCCGAACTGTGTACTTCTGTAGGAATTATGGAGTTGGGTTTTTTAGTAGAAAGTACTTCATTGCCAGAACTTTACAAACGCCTTTCTCAGCCACAAATTATTTTATCAACTCTGGGGAATTTAGAATCTCTGGAAAGTGAATTAAAAAATTATCCCTTGGTGAAACAATGGGAGAAAATACTCGGTACAAACAGCTTGCGAGTCAATTTTTCGGGTACAGAGGAAGATAGCGCTGATTTATTGCGATCGCTAATTGTTTCCGGTATTCCCATCACTGATTTTCACTGCACTCAAGAAGACTTAGAAAGTATTTTCCTCAAATTAGGACACAAACAAGCATCTTAG
- a CDS encoding SDR family oxidoreductase has protein sequence MPRPIHNSVIVITGASSGIGRATAREFAKQRATLLLAARNETALQEVAQECQRLGATAVAMPTDVTNESAVQALAQRAIASFGRIDVWVNNAAVSLFARFEEAPPSAFRQVIETNLFGYIYGARAALPYFREQGSGNLINVSSVVGVTGQAYTSPYTISKYAIRGLSDSLRMELYLDNAREIHVCTVLPGSIDTPIFQHAANYTNRQIKAMNPVYPAKQVADAIVGLVDKPEREIVVGQTVYLQLLQKTLAPDLFEPMLAKQVDQDHFQDHKPTPQTDGNLFEPMHDYTGISGNWLGTGGITTQDVWDMARETAQKIGLPLS, from the coding sequence ATGCCACGACCGATCCATAATTCAGTCATTGTGATTACAGGTGCATCGAGCGGCATTGGACGTGCCACAGCGCGGGAGTTTGCCAAGCAGCGGGCAACATTACTGCTAGCAGCACGGAATGAAACGGCTTTGCAGGAAGTTGCTCAAGAGTGCCAACGTCTAGGTGCGACTGCTGTAGCCATGCCTACTGATGTCACAAATGAGTCAGCAGTCCAAGCATTAGCACAGCGAGCGATCGCCTCTTTTGGGCGTATTGATGTTTGGGTAAATAATGCCGCCGTCAGCTTATTTGCCCGGTTTGAGGAAGCACCCCCATCAGCTTTTAGACAAGTAATTGAGACAAATTTATTTGGTTATATTTACGGAGCGCGTGCTGCTTTACCTTACTTCCGTGAACAAGGTAGCGGCAACTTAATCAATGTTTCTTCGGTGGTCGGCGTAACTGGTCAGGCATACACCAGCCCCTACACCATCAGTAAATATGCCATTCGTGGTCTGTCCGACTCTCTGAGGATGGAATTGTATTTAGACAATGCCCGTGAAATTCATGTCTGCACAGTATTACCAGGTTCCATTGACACACCAATTTTTCAACACGCAGCTAATTATACTAATCGCCAAATTAAGGCGATGAACCCCGTATATCCAGCCAAACAAGTAGCCGATGCCATTGTGGGGTTAGTGGATAAACCAGAGCGAGAAATTGTCGTTGGTCAAACTGTTTACTTGCAGCTTTTGCAGAAAACCTTGGCACCTGACCTTTTTGAACCGATGCTGGCGAAGCAAGTTGATCAGGATCATTTCCAAGATCACAAGCCAACTCCTCAGACTGATGGTAATTTATTCGAGCCGATGCACGACTATACAGGCATCAGTGGCAATTGGTTGGGTACAGGCGGCATCACTACCCAAGATGTTTGGGATATGGCCAGAGAGACAGCACAGAAAATTGGTTTACCCCTTTCTTAA
- a CDS encoding chlorophyll a/b-binding protein has product MRTNTTVIDDQGLMNNFAIEPKVYVDEQGDRTGFTPYAELLNGRLAMIGFVSLIALEVFTGHGIIGLLTSL; this is encoded by the coding sequence ATGCGTACCAATACAACTGTTATTGATGACCAAGGTCTCATGAACAACTTTGCAATAGAACCAAAGGTTTATGTAGACGAGCAAGGCGATCGCACCGGGTTTACTCCCTACGCCGAACTACTCAACGGTCGTTTAGCAATGATTGGTTTCGTCTCTCTGATTGCATTAGAAGTATTCACAGGACACGGTATCATCGGCCTTTTGACCAGCCTGTAA
- a CDS encoding thioredoxin family protein, translated as MALTASTMLPLGTEAPDFHLPEVVSGETISLDTFADQKALLVMFICRHCPFVKHIQQELARLGKDYLSSDLGIVAISANDAEKYLDDAPESLKAMAIELDFKFSLCYDETQEIAKAYTAACTPDFFIFDVERKLAYRGQLDDSRPSNGKPVTGADLRGAIASVLADNPVTIEQKPSIGCNIKWKPGNEPSYFG; from the coding sequence ATGGCTTTAACTGCATCTACAATGTTGCCATTAGGCACGGAAGCACCAGATTTTCATCTACCCGAAGTAGTATCTGGAGAAACAATTTCTCTGGACACTTTTGCTGATCAAAAAGCATTGTTGGTCATGTTCATTTGTCGCCATTGCCCATTTGTCAAACATATCCAACAAGAATTAGCCCGTCTAGGAAAAGATTACCTCTCCAGTGATTTAGGAATTGTGGCCATTAGCGCCAATGATGCGGAAAAATATCTAGATGATGCACCAGAGTCTTTAAAAGCAATGGCGATAGAACTTGATTTTAAGTTTTCCTTGTGTTATGACGAAACTCAAGAAATTGCCAAAGCTTATACAGCAGCTTGCACACCTGATTTTTTTATATTTGACGTAGAACGCAAACTCGCTTATCGGGGACAATTGGATGATAGCCGTCCCAGTAATGGTAAACCCGTGACGGGTGCAGATTTACGTGGGGCGATCGCATCCGTGTTGGCGGATAACCCCGTTACAATTGAACAAAAGCCCAGTATTGGTTGCAATATTAAATGGAAACCTGGTAACGAACCCAGTTATTTTGGTTAA
- a CDS encoding PIG-L deacetylase family protein yields MTVKTHLQRLQKLFPHPWLEQLQYIHSSLLCRWILLRGSQPLAFNQKPAMVFSPHQDDETLGCGGMIAHKREQGIPVIVVFLTDGQGSGGSVANTQNNIVQIRQQEAIEALGILGVEASEIHFLAKLDGSLQNLKNDDKQQIISHVAELIRYYQPEEIYVPHRKDCHQDHEATYELVKAAMSDKKLIRVYAQNNLTVELLQYPIWLFWRAPLFILLKLQDIAAAYCFSITSVQEKKNRAIASYTSQLASLPRGFIKRFLGSYEIFFKVD; encoded by the coding sequence ATGACAGTGAAAACTCATCTTCAACGTTTACAAAAACTATTTCCTCACCCCTGGCTAGAGCAATTACAATATATCCACTCTAGTTTATTGTGTAGATGGATTTTGCTTCGTGGCAGTCAGCCTTTAGCATTTAACCAAAAACCAGCAATGGTGTTTTCTCCTCATCAAGATGATGAAACCTTGGGCTGTGGGGGAATGATTGCTCATAAGCGTGAACAGGGAATACCAGTGATAGTTGTGTTTCTGACAGATGGACAGGGATCAGGTGGTTCAGTGGCAAATACTCAAAACAATATCGTCCAAATTCGCCAACAAGAAGCAATAGAAGCATTAGGAATTTTAGGTGTAGAAGCCTCAGAAATTCATTTTTTAGCCAAACTAGATGGGAGTTTGCAAAATTTAAAAAATGATGATAAACAACAGATAATTTCCCATGTAGCTGAACTGATTCGATATTATCAACCAGAAGAAATTTATGTCCCTCACAGAAAAGATTGTCATCAAGATCATGAAGCTACATATGAATTAGTTAAAGCAGCCATGTCTGACAAAAAGCTGATCCGGGTCTACGCACAAAATAATCTTACAGTTGAATTACTACAATATCCCATCTGGTTATTCTGGAGAGCGCCGCTATTTATTCTACTCAAGTTACAGGATATAGCAGCAGCTTACTGTTTTTCGATCACATCAGTTCAAGAAAAGAAAAATAGAGCGATCGCCTCATATACATCTCAACTGGCTAGCCTACCTCGTGGCTTTATTAAACGGTTTTTAGGCTCTTATGAAATCTTTTTTAAGGTTGACTAA